In a genomic window of Telopea speciosissima isolate NSW1024214 ecotype Mountain lineage chromosome 5, Tspe_v1, whole genome shotgun sequence:
- the LOC122662559 gene encoding transcription factor bHLH94-like, whose translation MALETVVFPQDLFSYGCKELYTLGGGWSYDFGVAEEVEEEKVGLDEVVLDKNIDQCFCGNWDSSTSSMVQNVKDWDTNSSPEACTGDGFFACDFVPVKSPSPSIMPSRRKRRRTRSCKNKEEVENQRMTHIAVERNRRKQMNEYLAMLRSLMPSSYVQRGDQASIIGGAINCVKELEQLLQSLEAEKRIKQQSDPSFSSPFADFFTFPQYSSISAPCNHSGASNESVAENKSAIADIEVTMVESHANLKVLSRRRPKQLLKMVTGFQPLRLTVLHLNVTAVDQMALYSFSLKVEEECQLTSVDEIATAVHQMLCKIQEESVLS comes from the exons ATGGCATTGGAAACTGTAGTGTTCCCTCAAGACCTGTTTAGTTATGGCTGCAAGGAGTTGTATACCTTAGGAGGAGGTTGGAGCTACGATTTTGGTGTAgcagaagaagtagaagaagagaaagttgGGCTTGATGAGGTTGTTCTTGACAAGAATATAGACCAATGTTTCTGTGGAAATTGGGATTCTTCTACATCTTCCATGGTGCAAAATGTGAAGGACTGGGATACCAATTCATCCCCGGAGGCTTGCACTGGTGACGGGTTTTTCGCCTGTGATTTCGTTCCCGTCAAATCTCCGTCTCCGTCGATTATGCCTAGTCGACGTAAGAGACGACGCACTAGGAGTTgcaagaacaaagaagaagttgaaaatcaaaGGATGACCCACATTGCCGTCGAACGTAATCGTCGGAAACAGATGAATGAGTATCTCGCCATGCTCCGGTCTTTGATGCCATCATCATATGTTCAAAGG GGAGACCAAGCATCGATCATAGGGGGAGCCATTAATTGTGTGAAGGAGCTAGAGCAACTCCTCCAATCTCTAGAGGCTGAGAAGAGAATTAAGCAACAATCAGACCCTAGTTTCTCTTCCCCATTTGCAGATTTCTTCACCTTTCCTCAGTACTCCTCAATCTCAGCTCCCTGCAACCACTCAGGGGCTTCAAATGAATCTGTGGCTGAGAACAAGTCAGCCATTGCAGACATCGAAGTTACCATGGTGGAAAGCCATGCCAATCTCAAAGTTCTCTCAAGAAGAAGACCCAAGCAGCTCCTGAAGATGGTGACTGGGTTCCAACCTCTCAGACTCACTGTCCTCCACCTCAATGTTACAGCCGTGGATCAAATGGCCCTCTACTCTTTCAGTCTCAAG GTCGAGGAAGAATGCCAACTTACTTCAGTGGATGAAATCGCCACAGCTGTTCATCAGATGCTATGTAAAATCCAAGAGGAGTCTGTGTTGAGTTGA